AAGGTTGAGATCAGACCTATCATGTTTGTCGCCTTGTCATATGATCACCGTATTATTGACGGGAAAGAATCAGTCGGTTTCCTTGTTGCCGTAAAAGAGGCTTTGGAGAATCCGGTTGAAATTCTGATGAATGGAGATGAGAAAAAAGCCCTTGAACTTTGATTCAGATACGATTACTGAGGATTGACCTGTATGATCCTTTTTTTATGAATGTATCGGAACCTGAGGTATAAAATCATATATCCGAAAAGTAATAAAAACAACAAGTGAGCCATTTCTGATTTAATATTAATCAGAGATGCGCCTTGCATTGACAACTTGTTAAACATGGTAAAGTACGGTGTGGAAGGCAGAAGATTCGCAACTATCTGAAGGGCTTTTGGCATGGCTTCTATGGGCCAGGAATATCCTGAAACTAAAAACAGAGGATATGTGGAAAAAGCCATGATCTCTGTCCATCCAATAGCAGTCTTAAAAAAGGTACTTAGAAAAATGGTATAAACCATTACTGATAAGATAAATGCGAGACTCATAGAAAAATGAAGGAACTCTGATCCCTTAAAGTCAAGATGGTAGTATGGGAAGATCACTTTGTAGAAGAGGAAGAAAAGTGATGCGTAAAGCACTACATAATAGCTTGATTTGGCCAACATGATCTTCATGAAACCAAAAAAGTTGATTTTCGAATCTGAAAGCGTTTTATAATGAACAAGTTCATGAAGTACACTTTGTCCAAATCCGATGATCAGGGTTTGCTGTATAATAAGAACAAGGAGGATCGGAAGCAGATAATCACCATAATTATTCGTGGCGTTGAAAACTGATTTGATAACCGGCATGATAGGTTGAGCTTGTTGGAGGGCCATTTCCGTGGGAATTCTGCTGCTAATCAGATAATTAAGCCGTACTCCACCGGCCACTGTAAGCATCACTTGTTGCACGCCTTTATTGATGTCATTTGAGGTCAGGAACTTTGTATTATTGAGTATGAGCTCTACAGTTGACCCTTCAAGATTCATGGTTTTTTTCTCAAATTCTCTTGGAACAATCAAGATACCCTGAACCTTCAGATCATTAAAAAGAAACAGCGCTTCTTCCATATTTGAATAGGACCCCATTACCTTGATCTTCTGGTTGGAATCAACTAGTTCTCCAATTTTTTGAGAAAGAGAACTGTGATCGAAGTCTACTATTGCCACCGGAATATCGCTTACGTCTTTATCTTTATAAATAGAGCCAACAAAAAAGGCATAAAAGATGGGAGCCAAAAGACAGGTCAGCAGTATACTTTTATCCTCTAAAATAAGAGAGAGTTCTTCCCTAACGATCTTTATAAAACTTCTCATTGAACCGCTTTTTTAAAATGAAACTGAAGCCCAATTACGCTAATGATGTAAGCCACTAGAATAAAAACAAGCAAAGCGATGACCTGGGGGATCAAAAATGAGAAGGAGGTTTCCATTTCCATTCCTTTGATATAGGCCTTTAGAAAGTGGGTGTAAGGTATGAGATTGGCATACCAGCTGTTAAATGCAGGCATGGCAATTATAGGAAATGTAAATCCACTAAATACAAAGGCTGGAGAGTTGTAAACAAATGCCATATCCATGGCGATCGCCTGATCCTTGAATAGAATCGAGATCATTATACCAAGCGAACAGTTTGTAATGACGAATAATAGAATAATCCATAAAAAAGGTATTGTATTGGTGCTACTCGGGATTCCGAGGATTGGATGGATCAATGCAAATATTAGAACGGCAATAAGCATTCCAATTACTGTGTAAGCCAGCATTTTACCAAATAATAGTTTTAAAGTACTTCCACCTGAAATCTGATAAAGTTCCTTGAATGAATTTGATGCATATTCAGAATTGATCGACCGCGTAGCAAGAAAAAAAACGATCATCTGAAGAAGAACCGTGGTTAGTCCTGGTATCAAATAATATAGATAGTTATAGTGCGGATTGTACAGAGGTCTTGTCTGGGTTTTAACCGGCATAACCATTTTTATTGCCTTTTCATATGGAATTCCTTTGACTGTCAAAGCGTTAAGAATAATTTTAGCTGACAGAGTGTTTATAAAGGTAGCTGCTTCCTTGTACAACAAGTTCCCATATATAATATTTGAGGAGTTGGTGTAAACCACGATTTTTTCCTGTTTACCACGAAAAATATTTTTCGAAAAGTTTTTTGGGATATAGTAGACACCCTTGATGTCCGGATGAGAAACAAAATAGGTCTGAAGTTCATTTTGAGAATCTAAAATTTCTTTGACATCCAGTTTTGGGGAAGCCTCTATATTGTCAATTACCTGCTGGCTAAAAGGAGATTTATCGTCATCGAGAATGGCAACAGGTACATGCTGGACTGACCCTTCCTCGTAAATGGATCCCAGATATAAAAAAATAAACAGGGGGATAAAGAGAATCAATACCCAGGCGGAGGACCTCATTCCAAGTCTCTCAAATTCTCTGATTGATATGTTTAATACTTTTTTCAAAGACGAATATTGATACTCATTCCGGGTCTTAGGTCTGAATTTTCCTCTACGGGGTAGAGATGTATCTCAAAGGTCTTCATATCCATTCTTCCCTTATCTGCTGTAGGTATCCAATCTGCAAAATCAGCCATGGGAGAAATGTAGCTAACACGAAAACTTCTCTTTTCATCATCGAATGCAGGAAGGGTACCTTCAATTTCTGAACCTAATTGAAAGCTTGAAAGCATATCTTCCCGAATATGTAAAACAGCGTGAACATCTTCCAATTTCTGGATTGTAAAAATTGGGTACCCTGCCGGCATTATTTCGCTTTCCTGAGCAAGTTTGGCTGAGATTTCACCAGATACGGGAGCATAGATTTTTAGTTCCTCATAAAAGGCTTTGGCTTCATTGACCTTTCCTTCAACCGCACTCAATTGACCTCTGGCAGCTTTTTTGTCTTCTTCACGTGCCCCCTTTCGGACCATTTCATAAAGTGATTCAGCCGCATTCATCTGTTCTTTGGCAGCATTCCGTTTAAAAGTCATTTCGTCCATTTGTTGCGAAGAAATAAGACTGTCTTTATACATATTACGGAGACGCTGATAGGATTTTTCTGCAAATTCATATTGGCCCCTGGCCATTTCATATTTGTTTTTTAAGGCCATTATTTCTTCTTCCCTTGCTCCTTTGGTTGCTTTTTCATTCAAAGATTCTGCCGCAGAATATGCGCCTTCAGCCTGTTGCATCTTGGCATCGAGAATATCGCTTTTGATCGAAGCGAGCAGTTGCCCTTTTTCTACTTCATCTCCAAGTTTGACAAAGATGCTGTCAATTCTTCCCGGTACCTCGGAACCAACTCGAATCTGAGTTGTTTCAAAAAGCCCCACATAGACTCTGTTCTTATTTTCATCAGGCTTGAGGATCATTAAAATTACGATACCGGTCAGTATGATCAGAACCGGAACGATAAGCACGATTAATTGGATCTTTTTTTTCATTTCAAATCAATTATTGAGGTTATTTACTTGCAGGCTACCTGAGGCTATAAGCAATTCGAGTGCAGCCTGTCTTTGTAGGGCAATCATTTTATAATAGTCGAGAACGGCTTGTTGGTATTCAGTTTCAGCCTGTAATCTTTCTGTGATATTGATCAGTCCCTCCCTGTAACTCGCAATGGCCAGCTTCAGACTGTTTGAGGCAACATCTTTTTCTTTTTCTTTTAATAAGACCTGTTCTGATTTAACATCAAATTCAATTTTCACCTTTTGTTCAAACAGTTTTAGTTTCTCCTCCGCATCTGATTTTTTATTTTCAGCCATATTCTTTTCAATGGAAGTTTTTTGAATTTCATTATCATTTTTTAAGCCTGTAAAAATGTCCCACTCAAAACCGACACCAACCAGATAAGCAGGAAATCCTTCAAAATAATTGAGATCAAGATTTATAGGTTGTTCAGAAATTGGAGTATCATAAGGGGTTTGGATTCTTGTGTCGAATAAATTAAAATAACTTAATGTAGCAAAGGCCTGAACTTTTGGCAGAAAGTTGTTTTTATTCATTTTTAATTTGTATTCATAAGCCTGAATCGAAGATCTTAAGGCATTTAATTCCGGTCGGTCCTCGTAGGACTGGCTCTGTTCAGTGAATAACCAGGGTTTAAGGTCAAATTCATATTTTTCTATTTGTGACAATTCCTTTCCTGTGAGCATCGAGAGTTTTAATCTGAGAAGTCTGAGATTTCCCTCCAGTTCCATTTTTTTTGACGCTAAGTTCAATTCGGCAGCAGCGATTTTTTCTCTTTCAAATGGAGTAGCTAATCCATTTTCTATGGCAACGTTGACTTTAAGACGTTCCTTGACTAGTCGTTTTTCACTTTCTGTAATAACTGACTTTGATTGTTCCAGTAATTCAATTTTATCAAACGTATCGATGACCTCTTTGATTATTTTAGCTCTTTCACTTTCGACCATGAAATTCTTTGCCTTTATTTTTTCTTTACTGGCCTTGGATCCGTAATTGACCTGAAGCCCTGAAAAAAGTAACATTTTTGCTGTTAGGTTAGTGTAAAAGAAATGCCCATCAGCATCAAATTGCGAAGATCCGTTAAAGATTTCTGTTCCCGATATAGGAAGATCAAAAGTGGGAATATCCACATTGAGGTTTGCAGAGCCATATGCATAGCCTCCATTCATAGTTAAAGTAGGAATAAAGTTCTGCCTGATGGCTTTACTTTCAATACTATCAATCATGAGATCATTGTTGGCATTTTTTAATTCATAACTTTTCTGGAGACTGAGTTGAATCATTTCCAGTTCTGTTTCTGTGAGATTATTCTGCCCAAAAATCACAGTGCTGAGTACCAAGAAGAGTAATAGAAATTTTTTTTTCATAGTGTAACAATAAGAATCGAACAGAAAGAGTTTAGAATGGAACATAGTAACTATTTGATCAGGTCAAATTTATTTATCCAGAGTTAAGATCCAGGAAGCTTCTCCGGGAATAAGTTTATACCTGAGGGTTTTATCTCCTCCAGTTGGACAGCAATTAGCATCCCCTTCCTTGTATACAGGAAATTTCCTAATAAGACTTCTGTTCTCAAAATAAATGGAGTCATGTCCCATATAACCCTGATAATCCCCTCCTAAAGACAAATCATCTTCTACGATCTCAGGGAAATATACGGGAGAAAGACTAAGATCCTTATTAGATGCAAAGCCATAAATAGTGGCATAAGAGCCAGAACCTGATGACGTAGTAATAATGTATAGCTCATCAAAACCGTTGTTATCCAGATCGTGAAGCAAGAGGTTTTGAATTGGATCAATATCCGATAGGCTAAGTGTATCGGATGTATTTTGGAAATCAACGGGAACTATTTTAACAGTTGTTAGTCCATTTTCCGCTGCATTGTAATAGACCCTGATTTCTTTACCGGATGCGGTCAAAAGAATTTTTTCATTCTTTTTATCTTGTCCTGTTGGAGCCGTTTTTTCTTTCTTACATGCCAAAAAAAGTATAAGGCAAATCAATAAGGGGGTTAGTTTTTGCATTTTATAGTTTGGGTTTAAAGAACTGATTTAAAAAGATGAAAAATAAATAACAATAAAAAAGGTACGATTAAAAATAGGTTAACTCTATTGACTGGATCGCTGACTGGTAATGTTATTTTTGAATGCTACTGATGCTTTTCATCTTTTTATTCAATGCTCCAATTTACAAAAAATTGATCAGTGAAAGTGGTTCTTATATTGTTCAATTCTAAAATCCAGCGTTGAATATTCCGTGTTTAAAGATTTTTTCAGTTTATAATCAGGATAGGACCCAATTGATCGATTCGCAGCACTTGACGGAGAAATCAGAGAAACCGTTTTAATGCTTTTGCCGTTGATGAAAAACTCATGAATACGTGGCCTGTCGATAGATATAGGAACCAGTCTGATTTTTTGATCTTTAAGATGACTTCTGAATAAATATTCAGGTCCGTTTTTACTGTTCCCGCCCATAAAAAGTATCTTCTCAATCTTTGGATTTGATTCTAAGATTGAGATCAGGTCTCGATTTATTATATGTTTCATACCTAAATCTGACGCATCGATTTTATCTCGTGAACATTGTTCTACCATGTCACAGATTCCTATTTTAAAATCTTTTAACAGCTCTTTTCTTTCCGCAATGGCTGATGTTGAATTTTCGTAACTGATTTTACGGTTATAAATTTGTTCCAAAATGGGCCAGAGTAAACCGTATTTACTGCCGTAGCAAAAATTCACGTCATCATTGAACAGTTTTCCGGTCGAAAATCGGGGAGGAGGAATGGTTCCCACGATTAATTTATCAGCCCCTTTGGGAATGAAAGGTGAATAGGGATGACGGTGTACAAACATAGTTCCAGTTGAAAGGGTCCATTCAATTCCAGGAAATGTTACTATCTCCCTTTATACAAGAGAATGGTATTTATCGTTTTAAATATAATTCGTATATCAAAGGTCACGGAACTGTTTTTAAAATAATACAAGTTATATTCTAATTTTCTATGTAAATCACCAGGATTTTCGCCATATTCATATTTTACTGGTGCCTGGCCAGAAATTCCCGGTCTGATCATATGTCTGGCTGGGCACCAGTAAAATAGAGGAATCGCTCAAATCAATGATTTTTTACAAAGATAATTTTATTTTGTCACTCATTCAATCCAAATTTTTGACCCTTGGATCGGTTTTTTTTAAATGGGGATAAAACCTTTTCGGAGTGAGCCCAAGAATAAGTGGAATCAAGGCATAATAGTATTTGAAAAAAGGTAAGTCAATATGTTTAAAACTCTTGATTCTCAATTTGAAATCGCACCACCGGTAATTCATAGATTTGCGATCAATATAGTTTTTATCCATTCTGTAAGCGAGTAAAGTTTCTTGTAGATTGTGAAATTTCAAACCTTTCCCAATCGCCCTGAACCACATTTCATAGTCCTGAATAATGGGATAATTTTCATTGTAGAAACTAATTCTGGCAAAGCGGTCCTTTCTGAATATCACAGTGGAATGTGTCACGGGATTTGCTTTGGGTAGCATACTTAGAATATCTTTGTGGAATTCAGGAACAGACCTTAAGCTAAGCTCATGTCCTTTGCCGTCAATAACGATTGCTGAGCTTCCTACAAGATCTACTTCAGGGTGTGAATCTAAGTAACTAATTTGAGCTTCAAATCGTAGAGGAAAGGCCACGTCATCTGCGTCCATTCTTCCGATTAGTTCTCCACGAGCCTTTTTAATACCTTTATTCAAGTTAGCAGTTAATCCAACGTTGCTTTGATTGTAAATAGGGATTATCCTGGAATCCAAATTGCTATACTGTTCAATGATCCTTCTGCTTTGGTCTTTAGATGCATCGTCGATCAGGATTAGTTCAAAATCATTAAAGGACTGATGGAGGACACTATCTAATGATTCGGCTAAATACTGTTCACCGTTGAAGACCGAAATGATAACGGATAGCTTGATCATTGGGCTGTTAATTTATCTCTTCTCATTGCGTTTAAATATAATTCCTGGTAAGAGTGAGACATAGATTCAACACTAAAATTTTCTTTAACTCTTTGCTTCAGTTGTTTACCTATTTCATTATTGTAGTTTTGTAAAATACTCTGTAATTTGTGCCAGAGTTCCTGCTCATTTTTTGGATCGAACAAATATGAATAATTTTCTCCAACAATTTCGCGATGCGCCGGGATATTTGACAAAACTACGGGAGTTTCACTACTGATGGCCTCTAAGACTGAGTTGGGCATCCCTTCTGTAAAGGAAGCCGATATATAAAAATCACAAGCCTTTAAATAATCTGAAACCCGATCTGTTCTGCCTTGAAAATGGATATTATGATTGGAGTTTTCAGAAGATAGTTTATCCAATAGTTCTCCACCTCCGAGAAAAACCAACAATGAATCTTCCATCAGCTTACTTTTGAATACTTCTAATATCAGCATTGGGTTTTTTAAATAGCTGATTGCTCCGCAAACCACAAAAATATTCTGATTTTGAGGAAGTCTCAGCTTTTTTCTCAGTCTTTTTTTTTCTTCGAGGCTACTGACTGGAGAAAATCTACTTGTATGAATTCCATTTTGAATGAATTGCATGTCTGTTTCGTCATTGGGAAGAATCCTATCTAAAAGATTATGTGAACAGCAAATCGTATTTGGAATCTTCTTAAAGATCCGTTTATGCTTAGAGGCAAGAAAATATCCCATAATAGTTCCGTATCGAAACTTATAATCTTCATCGGGGATATTGTGAATGGTAGTGAATCGTTGAACATTGCTAAGAACACTGTTAATAAGGTCTGCCCTGATCCCATGTGAATGCACCAAATCTATTTTTCTTTCCTTGATAAGAGAAGCTACTTTTTTACGGTTTTTAAAAAGACCTATAAGTCGTGAATGGTTGAGCTGTATTATTTCGCAATTAATTGATTTAAATCCCTGTAACATCGAATCCGGCCCTTCAGGTGACAAGCTAAGTATAGAAATATTGAATAAGTCTTTATCAAGACCACTGACAATTCCAAAAAGAATGTTCATTGGCCCACTTTTTTTCAATGTAGATACCAGATAAAGTATATTAATCTTATTCATTTATATTGAGTCCTCCATTTTTAGAATGTTCTTGTAATGAACCTTGCCTGATGCAACTTTAGCAAAAATACTTGTTATACCAATCTATTGGAGGAATTATTTCTTTTTTTCAACAAATTCTGGTCTCCGAATACGAATAAGCTGTAGAAGAAGGAGATCAGCATGATTCCCCAGATCCGGTCCATCATATTCTCAAGCAGTAAAAAGATGACTAAAATTGGAATAAAAATATAAGTAAAAAAGTGTTTGCTATAGATCAAAGGCAGGGCAAGAAAACAAATCAGCAGTATTAGCCCTAGAAGTCCTGCGCTCACTAATTCCTGAAGAAACTGGTTATGCATATTTTTGTCTTCGCCGGTAAGCTCCAGAACCCTGTTTCGAGCTTTTTTTGTTCCTATACCGGTAACTAATTCGAGCTTGCTATAGTCCTTCAATGTATTCCAAAGAACTAATCTCCC
This DNA window, taken from Lutimonas zeaxanthinifaciens, encodes the following:
- a CDS encoding uracil-DNA glycosylase family protein, giving the protein MFVHRHPYSPFIPKGADKLIVGTIPPPRFSTGKLFNDDVNFCYGSKYGLLWPILEQIYNRKISYENSTSAIAERKELLKDFKIGICDMVEQCSRDKIDASDLGMKHIINRDLISILESNPKIEKILFMGGNSKNGPEYLFRSHLKDQKIRLVPISIDRPRIHEFFINGKSIKTVSLISPSSAANRSIGSYPDYKLKKSLNTEYSTLDFRIEQYKNHFH
- a CDS encoding sugar transferase, whose protein sequence is MIRPGISGQAPVKYEYGENPGDLHRKLEYNLYYFKNSSVTFDIRIIFKTINTILLYKGR
- a CDS encoding glycosyltransferase: MIKLSVIISVFNGEQYLAESLDSVLHQSFNDFELILIDDASKDQSRRIIEQYSNLDSRIIPIYNQSNVGLTANLNKGIKKARGELIGRMDADDVAFPLRFEAQISYLDSHPEVDLVGSSAIVIDGKGHELSLRSVPEFHKDILSMLPKANPVTHSTVIFRKDRFARISFYNENYPIIQDYEMWFRAIGKGLKFHNLQETLLAYRMDKNYIDRKSMNYRWCDFKLRIKSFKHIDLPFFKYYYALIPLILGLTPKRFYPHLKKTDPRVKNLD
- a CDS encoding TolC family protein; its protein translation is MKKKFLLLFLVLSTVIFGQNNLTETELEMIQLSLQKSYELKNANNDLMIDSIESKAIRQNFIPTLTMNGGYAYGSANLNVDIPTFDLPISGTEIFNGSSQFDADGHFFYTNLTAKMLLFSGLQVNYGSKASKEKIKAKNFMVESERAKIIKEVIDTFDKIELLEQSKSVITESEKRLVKERLKVNVAIENGLATPFEREKIAAAELNLASKKMELEGNLRLLRLKLSMLTGKELSQIEKYEFDLKPWLFTEQSQSYEDRPELNALRSSIQAYEYKLKMNKNNFLPKVQAFATLSYFNLFDTRIQTPYDTPISEQPINLDLNYFEGFPAYLVGVGFEWDIFTGLKNDNEIQKTSIEKNMAENKKSDAEEKLKLFEQKVKIEFDVKSEQVLLKEKEKDVASNSLKLAIASYREGLINITERLQAETEYQQAVLDYYKMIALQRQAALELLIASGSLQVNNLNN
- a CDS encoding glycosyltransferase family 4 protein, with the translated sequence MNILFGIVSGLDKDLFNISILSLSPEGPDSMLQGFKSINCEIIQLNHSRLIGLFKNRKKVASLIKERKIDLVHSHGIRADLINSVLSNVQRFTTIHNIPDEDYKFRYGTIMGYFLASKHKRIFKKIPNTICCSHNLLDRILPNDETDMQFIQNGIHTSRFSPVSSLEEKKRLRKKLRLPQNQNIFVVCGAISYLKNPMLILEVFKSKLMEDSLLVFLGGGELLDKLSSENSNHNIHFQGRTDRVSDYLKACDFYISASFTEGMPNSVLEAISSETPVVLSNIPAHREIVGENYSYLFDPKNEQELWHKLQSILQNYNNEIGKQLKQRVKENFSVESMSHSYQELYLNAMRRDKLTAQ
- a CDS encoding ABC transporter permease, producing MKKVLNISIREFERLGMRSSAWVLILFIPLFIFLYLGSIYEEGSVQHVPVAILDDDKSPFSQQVIDNIEASPKLDVKEILDSQNELQTYFVSHPDIKGVYYIPKNFSKNIFRGKQEKIVVYTNSSNIIYGNLLYKEAATFINTLSAKIILNALTVKGIPYEKAIKMVMPVKTQTRPLYNPHYNYLYYLIPGLTTVLLQMIVFFLATRSINSEYASNSFKELYQISGGSTLKLLFGKMLAYTVIGMLIAVLIFALIHPILGIPSSTNTIPFLWIILLFVITNCSLGIMISILFKDQAIAMDMAFVYNSPAFVFSGFTFPIIAMPAFNSWYANLIPYTHFLKAYIKGMEMETSFSFLIPQVIALLVFILVAYIISVIGLQFHFKKAVQ
- a CDS encoding HlyD family secretion protein codes for the protein MKKKIQLIVLIVPVLIILTGIVILMILKPDENKNRVYVGLFETTQIRVGSEVPGRIDSIFVKLGDEVEKGQLLASIKSDILDAKMQQAEGAYSAAESLNEKATKGAREEEIMALKNKYEMARGQYEFAEKSYQRLRNMYKDSLISSQQMDEMTFKRNAAKEQMNAAESLYEMVRKGAREEDKKAARGQLSAVEGKVNEAKAFYEELKIYAPVSGEISAKLAQESEIMPAGYPIFTIQKLEDVHAVLHIREDMLSSFQLGSEIEGTLPAFDDEKRSFRVSYISPMADFADWIPTADKGRMDMKTFEIHLYPVEENSDLRPGMSINIRL
- a CDS encoding ABC transporter permease — protein: MRSFIKIVREELSLILEDKSILLTCLLAPIFYAFFVGSIYKDKDVSDIPVAIVDFDHSSLSQKIGELVDSNQKIKVMGSYSNMEEALFLFNDLKVQGILIVPREFEKKTMNLEGSTVELILNNTKFLTSNDINKGVQQVMLTVAGGVRLNYLISSRIPTEMALQQAQPIMPVIKSVFNATNNYGDYLLPILLVLIIQQTLIIGFGQSVLHELVHYKTLSDSKINFFGFMKIMLAKSSYYVVLYASLFFLFYKVIFPYYHLDFKGSEFLHFSMSLAFILSVMVYTIFLSTFFKTAIGWTEIMAFSTYPLFLVSGYSWPIEAMPKALQIVANLLPSTPYFTMFNKLSMQGASLINIKSEMAHLLFLLLFGYMILYLRFRYIHKKRIIQVNPQ